A genomic segment from Nematostella vectensis chromosome 6, jaNemVect1.1, whole genome shotgun sequence encodes:
- the LOC116617821 gene encoding protein unc-13 homolog C-like: MHVDETISELKISVESAHEKTETVEKTQLTQEKALIDLGTQMNNTSALIKDLKNELVDLKAQSMWNNLIFYNVNECAEEDPFAVVQKVLVTNFKFKDEEVKADEIGQAHRLGRRDPNKDKPRPLIARFLRFQDKESIPRLAYRLKGTNIAVAEQFPKEIAARRKELYPIMKTAKNKGHEAIMDQLIINGQVYRG; encoded by the coding sequence ATGCACGTGGACGAAACGATTAGTGAACTAAAAATTTCTGTGGAGTCTGCGCACGAAAAAACTGAGACAGTAGAAAAAACGCAACTGACCCAAGAGAAAGCATTAATCGATCTTGGAACTCAAATGAATAATACAAGTGCGTTAATAAAGGATTTAAAGAATGAGCTTGTTGACCTCAAAGCACAATCCATGTGGAACAATCTGATATTTTACAACGTGAATGAATGCGCGGAGGAAGACCCATTTGCTGTTGTACAAAAAGTCCTGGTCACTAACTTTAAATTTAAAGATGAAGAAGTAAAAGCAGATGAAATTGGGCAAGCCCACCGCCTTGGTAGACGAGACCCGAATAAAGACAAGCCAAGGCCTCTTATCGCGAGGTTTTTGAGATTTCAAGACAAAGAGTCCATCCCACGATTGGCCTATCGACTTAAaggcaccaacattgctgtgGCCGAACAATTCCCAAAAGAAATTGCCGCTAGACGAAAGGAGCTCTATCCCATAATGAAAACTGCAAAGAATAAAGGTCATGAAGCAATAATGGACCAACTTATTATAAATGGCCAGGTGTACAGAGGTTAA
- the LOC125567900 gene encoding uncharacterized protein F54H12.2-like, giving the protein MESFDVTAAGTNKGLVERATYTDLGVNVGLRGVLHTELFQSDRYLPDGISVKLKPDLNPDAFVLMSENQNEIVRIIDAQLSLFHVTPTSTLRLSIEGRLMGARKASPSEEGVVHSAPETIKFPVRPLIIKTREIPQGLRSTKLQDVFVGDRPNRIFVAFVDSEAYNGSYRHNPFNFPTNAIKVVVDGIEILAPQ; this is encoded by the coding sequence ATGGAGTCCTTCGACGTGACGGCAGCAGGGACCAACAAAGGCCTCGTGGAACGTGCTACCTACACCGACCTGGGGGTAAACGTAGGACTCCGGGGTGTCCTCCACACCGAGCTCTTCCAATCGGACCGGTACCTCCCCGACGGGATCTCCGTGAAGCTCAAGCCGGACCTCAACCCCGACGCCTTCGTCCTCATGTCAGAGAACCAGAACGAGATTGTGAGGATAATCGACGCTCAGCTGAGCCTCTTCCACGTGACCCCCACCTCTACCCTCCGTCTGTCCATCGAGGGGCGCCTGATGGGCGCGAGGAAGGCTTCCCCTAGCGAGGAAGGGGTAGTCCACAGTGCCCCTGAGACCATCAAGTTCCCTGTCCGGCCCCTGATCATCAAGACCCGAGAGATCCCGCAGGGACTACGATCCACCAAGTTGCAAGACGTGTTTGTGGGGGACCGCCCAAACCGCATCTTTGTGGCCTTTGTGGACAGCGAGGCGTACAACGGGAGCTACCGCCACAACCCGTTTAACTTCCCCACCAACGCGATCAAGGTTGTCGTGGACGGCATCGAGATACTCGCCCCTCAATAA